The DNA region TGTTTCATTCAACTTTTTCTGGGTCCTCACATAAGATCTTGTGTCGGTGATGATCTTCTCGAGAGATTCTAAAGACTTGTGGCATTCATTGATAAAAGTAGCTTTCACCCGGGAATCTACATGCTTTTGCACTCCTTTTTTTATCTGTATAGGAGGAGTTACGTCAAACCACTTAACAAAGAAATTATTTGCATAACCAGAATCCCATCCATAGTTTAATACCTCATTATATATTTGTACTTCGCACGACTTTTTTCCATTAAAATTGCATGTGACCTGATTTACGGACTTTCCTTCTTCATCAAGAGGAGAAAACGATTTCGTTGTATCCATATATTCAACCGGAATATAGAATCGGATTTTTATCGTATTCTTATCCTCATTATAATAATTGTAACTACGATTTTTACGTATATTCGGTGTAGTTACCGGGAAACACGGCTTGTCTCCAATTTTTTCAGTCTCATATACATCTTCCGTGTAAAAGAATGTATCAGATACACCATTCTCAAGGTCCTTGTGATTGAGTAACCATTTCTGTAATTCCGCATTGTTAGCACAGCCAAACTCTTTCACGCACTTTATAATTATTTCATCAATAGATATCCTGTTCTCTTCGAGTGTCCATAAACAATGTCGTAATATCAGGGCGTCAACGGGTATTACTTCAGTGCGATCACACAAATATGCAGCTGTTTTCAATATAATCGCAATTTTCTGCCATCTGCGATCGGAAACATAAACTGCAATTTCCGGATTATCTTTATTAAACTCATCAATCAAAACTCGAATTGAATGTATTATGTTGAAAACCTCTTTGGAAATAGTTACTTTTGAGATTTCCCTGGAAAGCTGCTCCCACTCATCATAAGAAAACTGCAATTCAGCTGGAACCTCAATGTCAGCTGAAACAACACCTCCATCAAGCAGTTTTTCAAAATTTTCTCGCTTTTCCAGAGGATTTACGATTATACGCATTATAAACCGATCATAGAGAGCGTCTAATCCTTGATTCGGTGGCGGAGTCTCATTACTTGCGGCGATCAATGCTTTAAGCGGGACCTTTTCATCTTTACCACCGTTGCGATAAATTCGTTCATTTATGATCGTCAACAGGGTGTTTAGAATAGCGGGACTGCTTTTCCATATTTCATCAAGAAATGCAAAGTCTGCAGTAGGTAAGTATCCCTCTGTTTTGCGAATATAATTGTCATTTTTCAGTTCTTGAATACTCACAGGTCCAAAAACGTCTTCAGGCGTGCTAAATCTTTGCATCAAATATTCAAAATGAGTTGTATCTTTAAACGCCTTTGATAAACGACGGGCAATGAGACTTTTTGCCGTTCCTGGTAACCCGTATAAAAATATTGACTGCCCAGAAATTGCTGAGAGAAGAGAAACTGCAACGATCTCTTCTCGTTCATACAATCCATCAGAACAGATCGTAATTAAATCCGTAACTCTTTCTTTCATAAAATTATGTGCTTGTGGATGAGTCATGTTACATTACAACCTTACAAAGTTTTTCAAATAATTTTCATAATCAAGTTTTCAATAAAGTATATTTATTAGTTTTAATTATATAATAAATAATCAACATTAATATCAAAAGATTATCAAATCAGTGATTTAGTAATCTATTCCCTCCTTTTTTCATAGCCAACCTCTTTGTGAGGAGGGATAGGCACTTTAAGAAGGATTTCCAATATAGCATACCTGCAGATTACCAATACAACCTTAAAAATGTTTAATTTTGTAGATTCAGTCCATATCACTACATTTTCATTAATGATACTGATTGACTCATACTTTTCAGAAGATTCAATATGGATATAAAAAACCAAGTACAACCGCATGACGTATCCGTTCGAAAAACTCATAATATCTAGACACTTAGATTAAGAATGTATATTACTGAGAATGTAAAATCATTATAGATATCAATATCCGGCCGATAGGCCGGCATATACACAGGAAAATATGAAAAGTATAACCGGCTCGGCACGATGCAGCACGTATGAAAGAGAACAGGTACGTGAAGCCGTGGAAAAAGCGATAAAAGCTTCCGGCGGCCTGCCGCGAGTCGACGGCAGAAAAGTTCTGCTCAAGCCAAATCTCCTCTCTGACGCCGGAATCGACCGTGCGATCACCACGCATCCGGAAATCGTCTACGCGGTCGGGAAAATGATCATCGAAGCCGGCGGGATCTTAACGATCGCCGACAGTCCGGGGGCCGGGATCATCTACTCACCGAGGGTTCTCAAGAGAGTCTACCACAAATGCGGGATCGAGAAGGTCGCCGACGAACTCGGCATCAAACTCTCCTACGACACCGGATATCAGGAACGTTCCTGTCCTGCCGGAAACGTCATGAAACGATTCACGGTCATCAATCAGGCATGCGAGGCGGACGTCATCATCTCGGTCTGCAAACTCAAAACCCACATGTTCACGCATTTTTCCGGCGCCGTCAAAAACACCTTCGGCGTCGTACCCGGGCTCGACAAACCCGTTTTTCACTCCAGATTCCCTGACGCGATCGATTTTTCCGAGATGCTTGTTGACTTGAACGAGCTCATCGAGCCGGACTTCGTCGTCATGGATGCGGTCGTCGGTATGGAAGGAAACGGCCCGATGGGCGGCCAGCCCCGTGAAGTCGGCTACATCCTTGCTTCCCACTCGGTCTACGGGCTGGACATCTCCGCACAGACACTCGTCAACATGCGGCCGGAATGCATCGGAACGACGATGGCCGCCCTTCGCCGCGGACTCGTCGACGAGGTCGAGGTCGAAGGAGACGAGATCATACCGATCAAGGACTACGTCCACCCGTCCACCTACAGCGGCCGCCAGAAAGAGTCCTGGCACAAAAAAAATATCTACCGAAAACTTCAAAGGGTCGGCAAAAGATACGAACCCTCTCCCGTCATCAACAACAAAAAATGCATCGGCTGCGGGCAGTGTGCACGGATTTGCCCGGTGAAAGCCGTTGAAATCATAAACGACAAGGCGCTCTTCGATCTGACCAACTGTATTCGTTGTTACTGTTGTCATGAGATGTGCCAGTATCACGCGATCGAAATGAAGCGCTCGATGAGCGGAAAAGTCATCCACAAAGTCATCCACTGACGGCCTCTTTTCGGCGTCAGTTCACTCTCCTTTTTCCATGATCGGGGACGGACGTACTCATCTTATTATTGTTCAGCCCCAAATATATACTCGTGAAATGGGCAATTTTAGGCGGAGGTCTGACAGGGGTCACTCTCGCCCGTCTTCTCAAGGAAAAAGGACATGAAGTCACGGTCCTCGAAAAGGAACCGAAAATCGGCGGTCTGTGCAAATCCGAAGTGCGAAACGGATTTACCTTCGACTGCGGCGGATCGCATATCATCTTCTCCCGCGATACAGATGTTCTCGCATTCATGCAGAACGCTCTGGCAGAGAACCAGGAATTTCGAAACAGAAACACCAAAATATTCTATAAAGGTCAGTATGTAAAATACCCGTTCGAAAACGGACTGTACGCTCTTCCAAAAGAAGACCTGTTCTTCTGCATAAACGAATACGTCAAGAATCTGGTCGCGGTCGAAAAAGGCGAAGTAACGGAGCCGAAAAGCTTCAAGGACTGGATCTACTACACCTTCGGCAAAGGGATCGCCGAGTGTTATCTCGTTCCCTACAATGAGAAGATCTGGAACTACCCGACCGACAAAATGTCGAAACACTGGATGGACGGCCGCGTTCCCCGCCCGCCGGTGGAAGACATCATCAAATCGGCGATAGGCATCGAAACTGAGGGATACACTCACCAGGCGGTCTTTTCCTATCCGATCGATGGCGGCATCGAAGCCCTGATCCACGCCATCGCAAAACCTATCGCTGATTCAATCAAGACAAACTACACCGTCACCTCGGTTGTGAATACGGGCGACGGATGGGCTGTCTCCAATGGAAAAGAGACTATTTTGGCCGACCGGATCATCTCGACCCTGCCGCTCCAGACCCTTCTTCCGATGCTCAATGTCCCTGCCCCAATTAAGGAGGCATGCGATGCCCTCAGGTACAACTCGATTGCCTGCATCTCCGTCGGATTCAAAGGGACCCTTCCGGACATCTCCTGGATGTACGTGCCGGAAGAACAGTGGGGTGCCTTCAACCGTCTCTCCTTCCCGTCCAACTTCTCGAGCAAAGTCGCGCCTGAAGGCTGCTCTGCGGTCCTTGCCGAAATCACTTACAACGAAGGCGACGACATCTCGAAGATGAACGACGAGGAGATCATTATCCACACCGTCGACGGTCTTGTCAGAATGGGGATCATCCCGTCGGCCGACGATGTCGTTCATACCGCGGTCGACCACTTCAAATTCGCCTACGTCGTGTACGATCTCGATTACCTGAAAAATATCAAAATCGTCAGGGAATATCTCGAAGGAGCTCTCGGCATCGATCTCGTCGGCAGATTCTCCGAGTTCGAATACATCAATATGGACGGCTGCATCCGAAGCGCCATGAACTTCGTGGAGAAAAATACATGCGAGTAAATATCCGGGTGGAAAATTTTTCGGTATTCAAATACGTCGGCTGTGCAACGGTCGCGATGATGCTTTACGAAGGTCTGCAGAAGACCCCGGGCGTCGATGTCGAGCTGAATAGTAAAAAACACGACCACGACATAACCCACTGTCATACCCTTGGCCCGGGTGCGGTCTGGTCGATGCTTCGGGCAAAACACGTCAAGATCATCACGGCCCACTCGACCCCGAGCCTGAACGTCAACAACCTCGCCGGTGCTTCGCTCATTAATAAGATCTACAAGCCGATGTATAAAAGGTACGATCACATCATCACCATCACGAAAGACAATGAGCGGGAGATCAAAGAGATGCTCCCAGACATGCCGACGACCAGAATCCCAAGCTGCGTAAATATGGACAAATTCAAGCCGGACGCAGAAAAACGCCGGATTTTCCGGGAAACATACGGCTTTTCGGATGACGACAAAGTGATCCTTCAGGTCGCTCAGCAGACCCCGAGAAAAGGCATCTACGATTTTCTTGACTTGGCGGATGAACATCCTGAATACAAATTTATGTGGGTCGGGGGATTTCCTTACGGGCCGATCTCGGACGATAAGAAAAAGGTCGAGGCACGGAAAGCCAAAGCAGGCGACAACGTCATCTTCCCGGGATTCGTCCCGGACATCACCGGCGTATATGCCGGAGCCGACGTCTTTTTGTTCCCGTCCTACGGGGATCTGATGTCGATTTCCATCATGGAAGCACTTTCGAGCGGCCTTCCGGTCATCTCCCGCGACCTGCCGGAGTACCGGGAACTTTTCACCGGGATCGCCGGATTCTTTACCAAAAACGAGGAGATCTCCCCCCTGCTCGCAGACGACGCTCTTCTCAGAAACGCCGCGTCCCATGCCCGGGCATCGGTCGAGCAGTATGACATTTATAAGGTAGCACAGATGCATGCCGATCTGTATGCGGAGTTATTAGCATGATTTCAGTCGTAGTTCCATCATTCAATGAAGAGGCAGGCATCGAAGCCTTCCTGAAAAGTCTCTGTGACCAGACTCTTCCAAGAGACCAGTATGAGATCATCGTGGTCGACGGAAATTCCAAGGACAAGACCAGGGAGATCGCCGAAAAATACGCGGACAAGGTCTTCATCCAGACGAGCAAAAAGGTTGGCGGGGCAAGAAACGACGGCGTTCTTGCAAGCAAATATGACCTGATCGTGACGACCGATGCAGACTGTTTCCTGCCGAGACCCTGGCTTGAGACGATCGTAAAAGACTTCGAGAAGTATCCTGACGCATCGATCATCTACGGCCCGATCTATCCGCTGGAACCCGGATTCAAGCATAAGTTCGAGGTGTTCCTGTATAATATCGTCGTTCGGATCGGCGGGAGAACGGGAATCTTCTACGCGACGCTTGGAGCAAATACGGCGTTTCGGAAGAACCTTTTCATCGAGGCCGGGATGTACAAGGTCTGCGATGCCGGAGACGACTGGGAACTGCCCAAACGTATGAAAAACTATGGACGGGTCGTCCTCGATATGAAGATGATCATCGGCTTTTCGATGCGGCGGTACATCAACTTCGGTCTCTTCCGCTCGGCGTTCCAGTGGTTCTACGTGGTCGCGAAAGGCGGGTTCTCGGACAAACACCAGTATATGGGTAAGGAATATACGAAAAAATAATGGTCACGCTGTATCTCCCCGACGATCTGGTCTTAACGACCCATGCCGGAACGCTTGAGGAGATCCTTCTCCGTCTGGATCTGAATCCGTACGAGATCCTTGTCACAAGGGACGGCGAACTTTTGCTTGCCGACGACGAGGTCCGTGAGGACGATGTCCTTCGGGCGACCTCGATCGTGCACGGAGGATAGATGACGACCATGTGCAGCCGCTGCGGAAAAAAGGCGGTGTACGTCGATCCGGTCACAAAGCAGCGGTTCTGCGGGGAGCATTTTTCGACATGGTTCGAGGCGGGAGTTTCTGCCGCGATCGAAAAATACCGGATGATCGAACCCGGTGACCGGATCGCGGTGGGCCTTTCGGGCGGGAAGGACTCGACGGTTCTTTTGACGGTACTTGCAAAACTGGATCTGGACGCGGAGCTGATCCCTATCACGGTTGACGAGGGGATCGGCGGCTACCGGGACGATACGATCCTTGCGGCGACCCGGCTCTGCGATAAACTCGGCCTCGCAGACAGACTGGTCTCTTTTACGGATATCTGCGGGAAAACGCTCGACGAGCTCCTCTCCAATGAT from Methanocorpusculum labreanum Z includes:
- a CDS encoding AAA family ATPase, which codes for MKERVTDLITICSDGLYEREEIVAVSLLSAISGQSIFLYGLPGTAKSLIARRLSKAFKDTTHFEYLMQRFSTPEDVFGPVSIQELKNDNYIRKTEGYLPTADFAFLDEIWKSSPAILNTLLTIINERIYRNGGKDEKVPLKALIAASNETPPPNQGLDALYDRFIMRIIVNPLEKRENFEKLLDGGVVSADIEVPAELQFSYDEWEQLSREISKVTISKEVFNIIHSIRVLIDEFNKDNPEIAVYVSDRRWQKIAIILKTAAYLCDRTEVIPVDALILRHCLWTLEENRISIDEIIIKCVKEFGCANNAELQKWLLNHKDLENGVSDTFFYTEDVYETEKIGDKPCFPVTTPNIRKNRSYNYYNEDKNTIKIRFYIPVEYMDTTKSFSPLDEEGKSVNQVTCNFNGKKSCEVQIYNEVLNYGWDSGYANNFFVKWFDVTPPIQIKKGVQKHVDSRVKATFINECHKSLESLEKIITDTRSYVRTQKKLNETPFVPAEKRDLVLDVFNSFIKDLENHKLNAEHLLKKVESHAVSK
- a CDS encoding DUF362 domain-containing protein, translated to MKSITGSARCSTYEREQVREAVEKAIKASGGLPRVDGRKVLLKPNLLSDAGIDRAITTHPEIVYAVGKMIIEAGGILTIADSPGAGIIYSPRVLKRVYHKCGIEKVADELGIKLSYDTGYQERSCPAGNVMKRFTVINQACEADVIISVCKLKTHMFTHFSGAVKNTFGVVPGLDKPVFHSRFPDAIDFSEMLVDLNELIEPDFVVMDAVVGMEGNGPMGGQPREVGYILASHSVYGLDISAQTLVNMRPECIGTTMAALRRGLVDEVEVEGDEIIPIKDYVHPSTYSGRQKESWHKKNIYRKLQRVGKRYEPSPVINNKKCIGCGQCARICPVKAVEIINDKALFDLTNCIRCYCCHEMCQYHAIEMKRSMSGKVIHKVIH
- a CDS encoding protoporphyrinogen/coproporphyrinogen oxidase, yielding MKWAILGGGLTGVTLARLLKEKGHEVTVLEKEPKIGGLCKSEVRNGFTFDCGGSHIIFSRDTDVLAFMQNALAENQEFRNRNTKIFYKGQYVKYPFENGLYALPKEDLFFCINEYVKNLVAVEKGEVTEPKSFKDWIYYTFGKGIAECYLVPYNEKIWNYPTDKMSKHWMDGRVPRPPVEDIIKSAIGIETEGYTHQAVFSYPIDGGIEALIHAIAKPIADSIKTNYTVTSVVNTGDGWAVSNGKETILADRIISTLPLQTLLPMLNVPAPIKEACDALRYNSIACISVGFKGTLPDISWMYVPEEQWGAFNRLSFPSNFSSKVAPEGCSAVLAEITYNEGDDISKMNDEEIIIHTVDGLVRMGIIPSADDVVHTAVDHFKFAYVVYDLDYLKNIKIVREYLEGALGIDLVGRFSEFEYINMDGCIRSAMNFVEKNTCE
- a CDS encoding glycosyltransferase family 4 protein codes for the protein MRVNIRVENFSVFKYVGCATVAMMLYEGLQKTPGVDVELNSKKHDHDITHCHTLGPGAVWSMLRAKHVKIITAHSTPSLNVNNLAGASLINKIYKPMYKRYDHIITITKDNEREIKEMLPDMPTTRIPSCVNMDKFKPDAEKRRIFRETYGFSDDDKVILQVAQQTPRKGIYDFLDLADEHPEYKFMWVGGFPYGPISDDKKKVEARKAKAGDNVIFPGFVPDITGVYAGADVFLFPSYGDLMSISIMEALSSGLPVISRDLPEYRELFTGIAGFFTKNEEISPLLADDALLRNAASHARASVEQYDIYKVAQMHADLYAELLA
- a CDS encoding glycosyltransferase → MISVVVPSFNEEAGIEAFLKSLCDQTLPRDQYEIIVVDGNSKDKTREIAEKYADKVFIQTSKKVGGARNDGVLASKYDLIVTTDADCFLPRPWLETIVKDFEKYPDASIIYGPIYPLEPGFKHKFEVFLYNIVVRIGGRTGIFYATLGANTAFRKNLFIEAGMYKVCDAGDDWELPKRMKNYGRVVLDMKMIIGFSMRRYINFGLFRSAFQWFYVVAKGGFSDKHQYMGKEYTKK